The Nocardioides salarius genome includes a region encoding these proteins:
- a CDS encoding glutaredoxin family protein: MSATDPRVRLLTRPGCHLCDDARAVVEAVCAELGERYDELSIDDDPELARRYGEEIPVTLVDGRQHDYWRVDPVRLRRALGA, encoded by the coding sequence GTGAGCGCCACCGACCCGCGGGTGCGGCTGCTCACCCGGCCCGGCTGCCACCTGTGCGACGACGCACGCGCGGTCGTGGAGGCGGTCTGCGCCGAGCTGGGCGAGCGCTACGACGAGCTCTCGATCGACGACGACCCCGAGCTGGCCCGTCGCTACGGCGAGGAGATCCCGGTGACCCTCGTCGACGGCCGCCAGCACGACTACTGGCGCGTCGACCCGGTGCGGCTGCGCCGGGCACTGGGCGCCTGA
- a CDS encoding redox-sensing transcriptional repressor Rex, with protein sequence MTERTPSEASRDIPEATVARLPVYLRALTALSEAGTATCSSEHLATAAGVNSAMLRKDLSHLGSYGTRGVGYDVEYLRYQIAREIGVTQDWPVVIVGIGNLGHALANFSGFRSRGFRVVALLDADPRRHQEVVAGVDVRPFSDLEAIVHEHGVAIGVISTPAPAAQDVADHMVAAGIRSILNFAPTVLAVPPGVDVRKVDLSIELQILAYHEQRKALGAAAVERPVDGALEGRPA encoded by the coding sequence GTGACCGAACGGACCCCCTCCGAGGCGTCGCGGGACATCCCCGAGGCGACCGTCGCGCGGCTGCCGGTCTACCTGCGAGCCCTCACCGCGCTCTCCGAGGCCGGCACCGCCACCTGCTCCAGCGAGCACCTGGCCACCGCGGCCGGGGTCAACAGCGCCATGCTGCGCAAGGACCTCTCCCACCTCGGCAGCTACGGCACCCGCGGGGTCGGCTACGACGTGGAGTACCTGCGCTACCAGATCGCGCGCGAGATCGGCGTGACCCAGGACTGGCCCGTGGTCATCGTCGGCATCGGCAACCTCGGGCACGCGCTGGCCAACTTCTCCGGCTTCCGCAGCCGCGGCTTCCGGGTGGTGGCCCTGCTCGACGCCGACCCCCGCCGTCACCAGGAGGTCGTGGCCGGCGTCGACGTGCGCCCCTTCTCCGACCTCGAGGCGATCGTGCACGAGCACGGCGTCGCGATCGGCGTGATCTCCACCCCCGCCCCCGCGGCCCAGGACGTCGCCGACCACATGGTGGCCGCCGGCATCCGCAGCATCCTCAACTTCGCCCCGACCGTGCTCGCCGTGCCCCCCGGGGTCGACGTGCGCAAGGTCGACCTGTCCATCGAGCTGCAGATCCTCGCCTACCACGAGCAGCGCAAGGCGCTGGGTGCTGCGGCCGTCGAGCGTCCCGTCGACGGGGCGCTGGAAGGAAGGCCCGCATGA
- a CDS encoding glutamyl-tRNA reductase, with amino-acid sequence MSVLVVGLSHNSAPVSLLERVAGTDDDSVAKLVGAASGAAHVTEATVISTCNRLEIYADVDRFHGSVEELSTLLVERAGESTEAMLPHLYVHYDDGAVSHLFQVAAGLDSMAVGEGQILGQTREALRLGQELGTVGPALNSLFQQALRVGKRSRAETDIDRAAPSLIASALRRASSTLGDVAGRRVAVLGAGSMAGLATATLARHGAADIVVLNRTAERAERLAREYGARTAPVARLADEVGEVDLLVTCTGATGVQVGAAMLEETMGGRPLTIIDLALPHDVDPAAAEVEGITLINLAALASEVDDTEAGTEVRAVRDIVTEEVAAFLTARRQASVTPTVVALRSMATGVVDAEMSRLESRLPELDQAARAEVLHTVRRVADKLLHEPTVRVRELANETGAVSYAAALAELFALDPEAVSAVTRPEGLSS; translated from the coding sequence ATGAGCGTCCTGGTCGTGGGGCTCTCCCACAACTCCGCCCCCGTCTCCCTGCTCGAGCGCGTCGCCGGCACCGACGACGACAGCGTCGCCAAGCTGGTGGGCGCGGCGTCCGGCGCCGCCCACGTCACCGAGGCCACGGTGATCTCGACGTGCAACCGGCTGGAGATCTACGCCGACGTCGACCGCTTCCACGGCTCGGTGGAGGAGCTCTCGACCCTGCTCGTCGAGCGGGCCGGCGAGAGCACCGAGGCGATGCTGCCGCACCTCTACGTGCACTACGACGACGGCGCGGTCTCACACCTCTTCCAGGTCGCGGCGGGCCTGGACTCGATGGCCGTCGGGGAGGGCCAGATCCTGGGCCAGACCCGTGAGGCGCTGCGACTGGGCCAGGAGCTCGGCACGGTCGGGCCGGCCCTCAACAGCCTCTTCCAGCAGGCGCTGCGCGTCGGGAAGCGCTCCCGCGCCGAGACCGACATCGACCGGGCCGCCCCGTCGCTGATCGCCTCCGCGCTGCGCCGCGCCAGCAGCACCCTGGGCGACGTCGCCGGTCGCCGCGTCGCCGTGCTCGGCGCCGGGTCGATGGCCGGGCTCGCCACCGCGACCCTGGCCCGCCACGGCGCCGCCGACATCGTCGTGCTCAACCGCACCGCCGAGCGCGCCGAGCGGCTGGCCCGCGAGTACGGCGCCCGCACGGCCCCCGTGGCCCGCCTCGCCGACGAGGTCGGCGAGGTCGACCTGCTGGTCACCTGCACCGGCGCCACCGGCGTCCAGGTCGGGGCGGCGATGCTCGAGGAGACGATGGGCGGTCGCCCGCTCACCATCATCGACCTGGCCCTGCCCCACGACGTCGACCCGGCCGCCGCCGAGGTCGAGGGCATCACCCTGATCAACCTCGCGGCGCTGGCCAGCGAAGTCGACGACACCGAGGCCGGCACCGAGGTGCGCGCGGTGCGCGACATCGTCACCGAGGAGGTCGCCGCCTTCCTGACCGCGCGGCGCCAGGCCAGCGTGACCCCGACCGTGGTCGCGCTGCGCTCGATGGCCACCGGCGTCGTCGACGCCGAGATGTCGCGCCTCGAGAGCCGGCTGCCCGAGCTCGACCAGGCCGCGCGGGCCGAGGTGCTGCACACCGTGCGGCGCGTCGCCGACAAGCTGCTGCACGAGCCGACGGTGCGGGTGCGCGAGCTGGCCAACGAGACCGGCGCCGTGTCGTACGCCGCCGCGCTGGCCGAGCTCTTCGCGCTCGATCCCGAGGCGGTCTCCGCCGTGACCAGGCCGGAGGGACTCTCCTCATGA
- the hemC gene encoding hydroxymethylbilane synthase, which produces MPPVRVGTRRSRLATTQSGHVAEMIRQRLGREAVLVEVTTDGDRSQAAGTSLVGSSSTGVFVSALRDALLSGEVDVAVHSLKDVPTYPAEGIVVAAVPLREDPRDVVVARDGLTLGELPAGSVVGTGSPRRAAQLHALGLGLEVVGVRGNVDTRIGKVRSGAYDAVVLARAGLSRIDRLAEVTEVLDPLQVLPAPGQGALAVECRAGDELAAQLAVLEDAPTRAAVDAERAVLATLEGGCSAPIGALAEVVEGEDDEELWVRAVALSPDGTLTVRMSATGSPADAVGVGTRLGAEMLADGAGQLGQPGPAATTEADKVREA; this is translated from the coding sequence CTGCCGCCCGTGCGGGTGGGCACCCGCCGCTCGAGGCTGGCCACCACCCAGTCCGGCCACGTCGCCGAGATGATCCGCCAGCGGCTGGGCCGCGAGGCGGTGCTGGTCGAGGTGACCACCGACGGCGACCGCAGCCAGGCCGCCGGCACCTCGCTGGTCGGCTCCTCCTCCACGGGCGTCTTCGTCAGCGCGCTGCGCGACGCGCTGCTGAGCGGCGAGGTCGACGTGGCGGTGCACTCGCTCAAGGACGTGCCGACCTACCCGGCCGAGGGGATCGTGGTGGCGGCCGTGCCGCTGCGCGAGGACCCGCGCGACGTCGTCGTCGCCCGCGACGGGCTGACCCTGGGCGAGCTGCCGGCCGGCTCGGTGGTCGGCACCGGCTCGCCGCGCCGCGCCGCCCAGCTGCACGCCCTCGGTCTCGGTTTGGAGGTGGTGGGCGTTCGTGGCAACGTCGACACCCGGATCGGCAAGGTCCGCAGCGGCGCCTACGACGCCGTCGTGCTGGCTCGGGCCGGCCTGTCCCGCATCGACCGGCTCGCGGAGGTCACCGAGGTGCTCGACCCGCTGCAGGTGCTGCCCGCTCCCGGGCAGGGTGCGCTCGCCGTCGAGTGCCGGGCCGGCGACGAGCTCGCCGCCCAGCTCGCGGTGCTCGAGGACGCCCCGACCCGCGCGGCCGTCGACGCCGAGCGGGCGGTGCTGGCGACGCTCGAGGGCGGCTGCTCGGCCCCCATCGGGGCGCTGGCGGAGGTCGTCGAGGGCGAGGACGACGAAGAGCTCTGGGTGAGGGCCGTGGCGCTCTCGCCCGACGGGACGCTCACGGTGCGGATGTCCGCCACCGGGAGCCCCGCCGACGCCGTGGGCGTCGGGACCCGGTTGGGAGCAGAGATGCTCGCCGACGGGGCAGGACAGCTGGGCCAGCCAGGTCCAGCAGCCACCACCGAAGCAGACAAGGTGCGAGAAGCATGA
- a CDS encoding uroporphyrinogen-III synthase, whose product MTRGKTTTESNERARGWVSFVGSGPGDPDLMTLRAVELLRQAEVVVTESPEHVELVSRLLGTGVAEAAPGTPEVVDGGFGEDGQPLTHAARAKVVLKHAKKGRRVVRLMTGDPFLYASGPEEAQACAKAGLGFEIVPGVSSVGAVPAYAGIPLTTKDHREVAVVTCDGTVDWSRYADDRTLVLLSGVGQVAEIAKALVSAGRSPATPVAMTRVGTTTEQATVTSTLADIGADARAARMAPPAVVVVGKVVDLRETLSWFETKPLFGWRVLVPRTKDQAGPLTTRLRGYGAVPEEVPTISVEPPRNPQQMDKAVRGLVEGRYEWIAFTSVNAVKAVREKFEEYGLDARAFSGLKIAAVGDKTAGAIADWGLRADLVPSGEQSAAGLLADWPEYDDVLDPINRVFLPRADIATENLVAGLVDLGWECDDVTAYRTVRATPPPAPTRDAIKSGKFDAVVFTSSSTVRNLVGIAGKPHPSTVIAVIGPATAKTAEEHGLRVDVLSPKPDVEVLVDALADFGAARRLALLEEGQPVTRPSERKPAARRRATSRS is encoded by the coding sequence ATGACGCGAGGCAAGACCACGACCGAGTCGAACGAGCGAGCACGCGGCTGGGTGTCGTTCGTCGGCAGCGGCCCCGGCGACCCCGACCTGATGACCCTGCGCGCGGTCGAGCTGCTGCGCCAGGCCGAGGTGGTCGTCACCGAGTCGCCCGAGCACGTGGAGCTGGTCTCCCGGCTTCTCGGGACCGGCGTCGCGGAGGCCGCACCCGGCACCCCCGAGGTCGTCGACGGCGGCTTCGGCGAGGACGGGCAGCCGCTGACGCACGCCGCGCGCGCCAAGGTGGTGCTCAAGCACGCCAAGAAGGGCCGCCGCGTGGTCCGCCTGATGACCGGCGACCCCTTCCTCTACGCCTCCGGGCCCGAGGAGGCCCAGGCGTGCGCCAAGGCCGGCCTCGGCTTCGAGATCGTGCCCGGCGTCTCCTCGGTCGGCGCCGTCCCGGCGTACGCCGGCATCCCGCTGACCACCAAGGACCACCGCGAGGTCGCGGTCGTGACCTGCGACGGCACCGTCGACTGGAGCCGGTACGCCGACGACCGCACCCTGGTGCTGCTCTCCGGGGTGGGCCAGGTCGCCGAGATCGCCAAGGCGCTCGTCTCGGCCGGCCGCTCGCCGGCCACCCCGGTCGCGATGACCCGGGTCGGCACCACCACCGAGCAGGCCACCGTCACCTCCACGCTCGCCGACATCGGCGCCGACGCCCGCGCCGCCCGGATGGCGCCCCCGGCGGTCGTCGTGGTCGGCAAGGTCGTCGACCTGCGCGAGACCCTGTCGTGGTTCGAGACCAAGCCGCTCTTCGGCTGGCGGGTGCTGGTGCCGCGCACCAAGGACCAGGCCGGCCCGCTGACCACCCGCCTGCGCGGCTACGGCGCGGTGCCCGAGGAGGTCCCCACGATCTCCGTCGAGCCGCCCCGCAACCCCCAGCAGATGGACAAGGCCGTGCGCGGCCTCGTCGAGGGCCGCTACGAGTGGATCGCCTTCACCTCCGTCAACGCGGTCAAGGCCGTGCGCGAGAAGTTCGAGGAGTACGGGCTCGACGCCCGCGCCTTCTCGGGGCTCAAGATCGCCGCGGTCGGCGACAAGACCGCCGGCGCCATCGCCGACTGGGGCCTGCGCGCCGACCTGGTGCCCTCGGGCGAGCAGTCCGCCGCCGGCCTGCTGGCCGACTGGCCCGAGTACGACGACGTGCTCGACCCGATCAACCGGGTCTTCCTGCCGCGCGCCGACATCGCGACCGAGAACCTGGTCGCCGGCCTGGTCGACCTGGGCTGGGAGTGCGACGACGTCACCGCCTACCGCACCGTGCGCGCCACCCCGCCGCCGGCGCCCACGCGCGACGCCATCAAGTCGGGCAAGTTCGACGCGGTCGTCTTCACCTCCTCCTCCACCGTGCGCAACCTGGTCGGGATCGCGGGCAAGCCGCACCCCTCCACCGTGATCGCGGTGATCGGTCCGGCCACGGCCAAGACCGCCGAGGAGCACGGCCTGCGCGTCGACGTGCTCTCGCCCAAGCCCGACGTCGAGGTGCTCGTCGACGCCCTCGCCGACTTCGGTGCCGCCCGCCGGCTCGCGCTGCTCGAGGAGGGCCAGCCGGTCACCAGGCCCTCCGAGCGCAAGCCCGCGGCCCGGCGCCGCGCGACCTCGCGGTCCTGA
- the hemB gene encoding porphobilinogen synthase translates to MSTEGVEGAVAGPVVRPRRLRTTPAMRRMVAETQVAPRQLVLPLFVREGLSEPQPISSMPGVVQHTRSSLLAAVAEAAELGLGGVMLFGIPETRDATGSAGIDPAGILNLAITDVVGEVGDALTVMSDLCLDEFTDHGHCGLLTPDGRVDNDRTLAAYAEMARAQAHAGVDMVGPSGMMDGQVAVVREALDAAEHSDVSILAYSAKYASAFYGPFREAVDSCLEGDRRTYQQDPANAVEGVREALLDVAEGADVVMVKPALAYLDVVRRVRDAVDVPVAAYNISGEYAMVEAAAANGWIDREAAILETLGSIHRAGADVILTYWAAEAARLLRA, encoded by the coding sequence ATGAGCACCGAGGGAGTCGAGGGCGCGGTGGCCGGGCCGGTCGTGCGGCCCCGCCGGCTGCGCACCACCCCGGCCATGCGCCGGATGGTCGCCGAGACCCAGGTGGCCCCGCGCCAGCTGGTGCTGCCGCTCTTCGTGCGCGAGGGGCTCAGCGAGCCGCAGCCGATCTCCTCCATGCCCGGGGTCGTGCAGCACACCCGCTCGAGCCTGCTCGCCGCGGTCGCCGAGGCGGCCGAGCTCGGGCTGGGCGGGGTGATGCTCTTCGGCATCCCCGAGACCCGCGACGCGACCGGCTCGGCCGGCATCGACCCCGCCGGCATCCTCAACCTCGCCATCACCGACGTGGTGGGCGAAGTCGGCGACGCGCTGACGGTGATGAGCGACCTGTGCCTCGACGAGTTCACCGACCACGGACACTGCGGCCTGCTGACCCCCGACGGCCGGGTCGACAACGACCGCACGCTCGCGGCGTACGCCGAGATGGCGCGCGCGCAGGCCCACGCCGGCGTCGACATGGTCGGGCCCAGCGGGATGATGGACGGCCAGGTCGCGGTGGTGCGCGAGGCGCTCGACGCCGCCGAGCACAGCGACGTCTCGATCCTGGCCTACTCCGCGAAGTACGCCTCGGCGTTCTACGGCCCGTTCCGCGAGGCGGTCGACTCGTGCCTCGAGGGCGACCGGCGCACCTACCAGCAGGACCCCGCCAACGCGGTGGAGGGCGTGCGCGAGGCGCTGCTCGACGTCGCCGAGGGCGCCGACGTGGTGATGGTCAAGCCGGCCCTGGCCTACCTCGACGTGGTGCGCCGGGTGCGCGACGCCGTCGACGTGCCGGTGGCCGCCTACAACATCTCCGGCGAGTACGCCATGGTCGAGGCCGCGGCCGCGAACGGCTGGATCGACCGCGAGGCCGCGATCCTCGAGACGCTCGGCTCGATCCACCGCGCCGGCGCCGACGTCATCCTGACCTACTGGGCGGCCGAGGCCGCCCGGCTGCTGCGCGCCTGA
- a CDS encoding lytic transglycosylase domain-containing protein: protein MPAQRTGRLQRTTALVPLGLLSAAVTASLVGASPATINASEEVVVPTEVSALPDGTSVPTEAIEAPASVSTGDVVAAGLRGKNAQRVVATASNSDIPSAALAAYQRAETVINEADKSCNVTWQLIAAIGRVESDHGRYGGNVLDDDGVARPGIYGIALNGKRGTALIRDTDAGQFDKDTTYDRAIGPMQFIPSTWSVVGVDADGDGQRDPQDVDDAALGTAVYLCSGDDDLSTTAGQETAVFRYNNSDEYVDLVLSIMDAYMSGDYTSVPTNTLAAATFAPDPTYTPPKPPKPTKAPQPSGSQQGTGSAAPAPAPAPEPAPEPQPTAPAGPVGGGNGGSGGGLGIPGAPTPTLPALPSTSVSVVDEVLSYAQAVLQCTLDGYVDNILSSTDPFDKCVNGYMGK from the coding sequence ATGCCCGCACAGCGAACAGGCCGGTTGCAGAGGACGACGGCCCTGGTGCCGCTGGGCCTGCTCTCGGCCGCGGTCACCGCCAGCCTGGTCGGGGCCTCCCCCGCGACGATCAACGCCTCCGAGGAGGTCGTGGTCCCCACCGAGGTCTCCGCGCTGCCCGACGGCACCAGCGTGCCGACCGAGGCGATCGAGGCCCCCGCGAGCGTGTCCACCGGCGACGTCGTCGCCGCCGGCCTGCGCGGCAAGAACGCCCAGCGCGTCGTGGCCACCGCCTCCAACTCCGACATCCCCTCCGCGGCGCTGGCCGCCTACCAGCGCGCCGAGACGGTCATCAACGAGGCCGACAAGTCCTGCAACGTGACCTGGCAGCTGATCGCGGCGATCGGCCGGGTCGAGTCCGACCACGGCCGCTACGGCGGCAACGTGCTCGACGACGACGGCGTGGCCCGTCCCGGCATCTACGGCATCGCCCTCAACGGCAAGCGCGGCACCGCGCTGATCCGCGACACCGACGCCGGCCAGTTCGACAAGGACACCACCTACGACCGGGCGATCGGCCCCATGCAGTTCATCCCCTCGACCTGGTCGGTCGTGGGCGTCGACGCCGACGGCGACGGCCAGCGCGACCCGCAGGACGTCGACGACGCCGCGCTCGGCACGGCCGTCTACCTGTGCTCGGGCGACGACGACCTGTCCACGACCGCGGGGCAGGAGACGGCGGTCTTCCGCTACAACAACTCCGACGAGTACGTCGACCTGGTGCTCTCGATCATGGACGCCTACATGTCCGGCGACTACACCTCGGTGCCCACCAACACCCTGGCCGCGGCCACCTTCGCCCCCGACCCGACGTACACGCCGCCGAAGCCCCCCAAGCCGACCAAGGCACCCCAGCCGAGCGGCTCGCAGCAGGGCACCGGCTCCGCGGCTCCGGCCCCGGCCCCGGCTCCCGAGCCGGCCCCCGAGCCGCAGCCCACCGCACCGGCGGGCCCGGTCGGCGGAGGCAACGGCGGCTCCGGCGGCGGCCTGGGCATCCCCGGCGCGCCGACGCCCACGCTGCCGGCGCTGCCCTCGACCAGCGTGTCGGTCGTCGACGAGGTGCTCAGCTACGCCCAGGCGGTGCTGCAGTGCACGCTCGACGGCTACGTCGACAACATCCTGAGCAGCACCGACCCGTTCGACAAGTGCGTGAACGGCTACATGGGCAAGTAG
- the hemL gene encoding glutamate-1-semialdehyde 2,1-aminomutase, with protein MSAAQQHVTTDASAEMFRRAHRVTPGGVNSPVRAFNAVGGTPRFIRSAQGAWLHDVDGNSYVDLICSWGPMLLGHAHPEVLEAVQAAVARGTSYGTPTEPEVQLAEEIVERTSVEKVRFVSSGTEATMSAIRLARGFTGRDVVVKFAGCYHGHVDALLASAGSGLATFAVPGTPGVPASSTELTLVLPYNDRAAVEAVFAEHGDRIACLVTEAAAGNMGVVPPEPGFNEFLAATCARHGALFVSDEVMTGFRVSRQGQWGLDGAVEGWRPDLVTFGKVMGGGFPAAAFGGRADVMGHLSPEGPVYQAGTLSGNPVATTAGLATLRLATPDVYDHLTRAGETIKAAAADALGAAGVAHTIQSTGTMFSVFFSEGPVRDFDDASRTDTAAYGAFFHAMLERGVYLPPSAYEAWFLSAAHDDRAVQTVLDALPEAARAAAATERPVR; from the coding sequence GTGAGCGCAGCCCAGCAGCACGTGACGACCGACGCCTCGGCGGAGATGTTCCGCCGGGCCCACCGCGTGACCCCGGGCGGGGTGAACTCGCCGGTGCGCGCGTTCAACGCCGTGGGCGGCACGCCACGCTTCATCCGCTCCGCGCAGGGCGCGTGGCTGCACGACGTCGACGGCAACTCCTACGTCGACCTGATCTGCTCGTGGGGCCCGATGCTGCTGGGCCACGCCCACCCCGAGGTGCTCGAGGCGGTGCAGGCGGCGGTCGCGCGCGGCACGTCGTACGGCACCCCGACCGAGCCGGAGGTGCAGCTGGCCGAGGAGATCGTCGAGCGCACCTCGGTCGAGAAGGTCCGCTTCGTCTCCTCCGGCACCGAGGCGACGATGTCGGCGATCCGGCTGGCGCGCGGCTTCACCGGTCGCGACGTCGTGGTGAAGTTCGCCGGCTGCTACCACGGCCACGTCGACGCGCTGCTGGCCTCGGCCGGCTCGGGCCTGGCCACCTTCGCGGTGCCCGGCACCCCCGGCGTGCCGGCGTCGTCGACCGAGCTGACCCTGGTGCTGCCCTACAACGACCGGGCCGCGGTCGAGGCGGTCTTCGCCGAGCACGGCGACCGGATCGCCTGCCTGGTCACCGAGGCGGCCGCCGGCAACATGGGCGTGGTGCCGCCCGAGCCCGGCTTCAACGAGTTCCTGGCCGCGACCTGCGCCCGCCACGGCGCGCTGTTCGTCAGCGACGAGGTGATGACCGGCTTCCGCGTCTCGCGGCAGGGCCAGTGGGGCCTCGACGGCGCCGTCGAGGGCTGGCGCCCCGACCTGGTCACCTTCGGCAAGGTGATGGGCGGCGGCTTCCCCGCCGCGGCCTTCGGCGGCCGGGCCGACGTGATGGGCCACCTCTCGCCGGAGGGGCCCGTCTACCAGGCCGGCACGCTGTCGGGGAACCCCGTCGCCACCACCGCCGGCCTGGCCACCCTGCGCCTGGCCACCCCCGACGTCTACGACCACCTGACCCGGGCCGGCGAGACCATCAAGGCCGCGGCCGCCGACGCGCTCGGCGCCGCCGGGGTCGCGCACACGATCCAGTCGACCGGCACGATGTTCTCGGTCTTCTTCAGCGAGGGGCCCGTGCGCGACTTCGACGACGCCTCGCGCACCGACACCGCGGCGTACGGCGCCTTCTTCCACGCGATGCTCGAGCGCGGGGTCTACCTGCCGCCGTCGGCGTACGAGGCGTGGTTCCTCTCCGCCGCCCACGACGACCGCGCGGTGCAGACCGTGCTCGACGCCCTGCCCGAGGCCGCCCGTGCGGCCGCCGCGACCGAGAGGCCCGTGCGATGA
- a CDS encoding histidine phosphatase family protein has protein sequence MTGTPDTIVHLLRHGEVHNPDGVLYGRRDGFHLSDLGHRMAERIAEQIGHRDIVHLRSSPLERAQETGRPLARALGLDIVTDERVIESTNVFEGEQFGPGRNALKKPSTWRHLWNPFKPSWGEPYKEVVARMMSAVHDARREAQGHEAVVVSHQLPIWTTRLAAEGRSFLHDPRKRQCTLCSLTSLHFVGERLAQVSYSEPAGDLIPTGDRSAPFSAGGAAEEDRP, from the coding sequence ATGACCGGCACCCCCGACACGATCGTCCACCTGCTGCGCCACGGCGAGGTGCACAACCCCGACGGCGTCCTCTACGGCCGCCGCGACGGCTTCCACCTCTCCGACCTCGGCCACCGGATGGCCGAGCGGATCGCCGAGCAGATCGGGCACCGCGACATCGTGCACCTGCGCTCCTCGCCGCTCGAGCGGGCCCAGGAGACCGGCCGGCCGCTGGCGAGGGCCCTGGGCCTCGACATCGTCACCGACGAGCGCGTCATCGAGTCGACCAACGTCTTCGAGGGCGAGCAGTTCGGGCCGGGCCGCAACGCCCTGAAGAAGCCCTCGACGTGGCGGCACCTGTGGAACCCCTTCAAGCCGTCGTGGGGCGAGCCCTACAAGGAGGTCGTCGCGCGGATGATGAGCGCGGTGCACGACGCGCGCCGCGAGGCGCAGGGCCACGAGGCCGTCGTGGTCTCCCACCAGCTGCCGATCTGGACGACCCGGCTCGCGGCCGAGGGACGCTCCTTCCTGCACGACCCACGCAAGCGCCAGTGCACGCTGTGCTCGCTGACCTCCCTGCACTTCGTCGGCGAGCGCCTCGCGCAGGTCTCCTACTCCGAGCCCGCGGGCGACCTGATCCCGACCGGCGACCGCTCGGCGCCGTTCTCGGCGGGCGGCGCGGCGGAGGAGGACCGGCCTTGA
- a CDS encoding TlpA disulfide reductase family protein, with the protein MLRPALAAALLLLTGCSSLAGTNDAGYVPGDGQVAEYEVGDREGPIELSGETVDGGTYDLADQRGKVVVVNVWWSGCGPCIKEMPMLTEADAETGDDVAFVGINIRDNSAADAQVFEDRLGVDYPSLYAPDGQALLAFPGRTSPKATPSTLVLDAEGRVASVISGEIPSKTTLLTLVESAQESVRGSAS; encoded by the coding sequence ATGCTGCGCCCGGCACTCGCGGCCGCGCTGCTGCTGCTCACCGGCTGCTCGTCGCTGGCCGGCACCAACGACGCGGGCTACGTGCCCGGCGACGGGCAGGTCGCGGAGTACGAGGTCGGCGACCGCGAGGGCCCGATCGAGCTCTCCGGAGAGACCGTCGACGGCGGCACCTACGACCTGGCCGACCAGCGCGGCAAGGTTGTGGTGGTCAACGTGTGGTGGAGCGGCTGCGGGCCGTGCATCAAGGAGATGCCGATGCTCACCGAGGCCGACGCCGAGACCGGCGACGACGTCGCCTTCGTCGGCATCAACATCCGCGACAACTCCGCCGCCGACGCCCAGGTCTTCGAGGACCGGCTCGGCGTCGACTACCCCTCGCTCTACGCCCCCGACGGCCAGGCGCTGCTGGCCTTCCCCGGCCGCACCTCCCCGAAGGCCACGCCCTCGACCCTGGTGCTCGACGCCGAGGGCAGGGTCGCCTCGGTGATCAGCGGCGAGATCCCCTCCAAGACCACGCTGCTCACGCTCGTCGAGTCGGCCCAGGAGTCGGTCCGGGGGTCCGCCTCGTGA
- a CDS encoding cytochrome c biogenesis CcdA family protein, whose amino-acid sequence MTDWLQQTASSGSLALAAPVAVLAGLVSFFSPCVLPLLPGYFSYATGLSGADIAEGRGSRGRMVAGSVLFVAGFGAVFVTLGALAGSVSTWIRFNQSTLSFWLGLFTIVLGLAFIGLVPWLQRDLRVHRVPAVGLGAAPVLGFLFGLGWTPCIGPTLGVILGLGYSEGTAGRSALLLAFYTLGLGVPFVLAGLLWRRALGAFAWVRRHQVWVTRAGGLMMVAVGVLLVTGWWDYAVTWLQGELVSDFEVAI is encoded by the coding sequence GTGACCGACTGGCTGCAGCAGACCGCCTCCTCGGGCTCGCTGGCCCTGGCGGCGCCGGTGGCCGTGCTGGCCGGGCTGGTCTCGTTCTTCAGCCCGTGCGTGCTGCCGCTGCTGCCCGGCTACTTCTCCTACGCCACCGGGCTCTCGGGGGCCGACATCGCCGAGGGGCGCGGCAGCCGCGGCCGGATGGTGGCCGGCTCGGTCCTCTTCGTCGCCGGCTTCGGAGCCGTCTTCGTGACCCTGGGCGCCCTCGCCGGGTCGGTCAGCACCTGGATCCGCTTCAACCAGTCGACGCTCAGCTTCTGGCTCGGCCTGTTCACCATCGTGCTGGGCCTGGCGTTCATCGGCCTGGTGCCGTGGCTGCAGCGCGACCTGCGGGTGCACCGGGTGCCGGCCGTCGGGCTGGGCGCCGCGCCCGTGCTCGGGTTCCTCTTCGGCCTGGGCTGGACCCCCTGCATCGGGCCGACGCTGGGGGTGATCCTCGGACTGGGCTACAGCGAGGGCACCGCCGGTCGCTCCGCGCTGCTGCTGGCCTTCTACACCCTGGGCCTCGGGGTGCCGTTCGTGCTGGCCGGGCTGCTGTGGCGCCGCGCGCTGGGCGCCTTCGCCTGGGTGCGCCGCCACCAGGTCTGGGTGACCCGCGCCGGCGGGCTGATGATGGTCGCCGTCGGCGTGCTGCTGGTCACCGGCTGGTGGGACTACGCGGTCACCTGGCTGCAGGGCGAGCTGGTCTCCGACTTCGAGGTGGCGATATGA